A segment of the Oncorhynchus tshawytscha isolate Ot180627B linkage group LG06, Otsh_v2.0, whole genome shotgun sequence genome:
gccctcttcaagactgtcttggtgtgtttggaccatgatagttcgttggtgatgtggtcaCCAAGGAACTGGAAACCCTCGACCCGATCTACTACAggcccgtcaatgttaatgggggcctgttcggcccaccttttcctgtagtccacgatcagctcctgtCCTGCTCAcattgagaggttgttgtcatggtaccacactgacaggtctccctataggctgccgtctcatcatcgtcggtgatcaggcctaacactgttgtcATCAGAAAACGTAATGGTGTTGGGAGTCGTGTTTGAACAGGGAGTACGagggggactaagcacgcacccaaGGGGCCCCAGAACAAGATTTGACAGAAAACAGTAACCTGCTTAAATACAGGTGAACAACCCTCTGCCTGGACACTCTTCTGAAGCACTGTGTTCCAGCCATAAAATAGGCTAACACACCAGGTTCCAGATAACCAGCTGCTGCTCTTCTGCACACAGCTCATATAGTAGCCTCTGTGGTCAACAACAAACAAATGCACAAAGATAAACAAGCCCCAGCCAATGCCATGTAGCAGGGTTTGCaaacctgtcagtcagtcacacgaGTGAACCAGCAGCAAGCGTCAAGCCCAGAGACAAGATATAGTAATGTCAAGATAAACATTTTAACAAAAACACTGTAGGCCAATATCTTTTTATTAGCTGTACATTCCTCATACATGCCCTCTCAGCCCAACCCAGCCATAATACATGTATTTATGTTGGTTTTCAGATCGTTGCTAAATTCACACAGTACAGCAGGTACAAAAATGATCAACCCAGAATTTAAGCGCTTGACAAAAAGCAATTTAAACGCAATTACATATAGGAGGAAAAGTCAGGTTGTATCAGCATTAAAAATGTTCTGTGAAAGAAAGTAAATAGTCATCTTAAACAAGTAACAAACTTTATACAAAATATCCTTCCCTCAGTTCCCTCCTCCCCTTTTTGAACATCATTATCAGAATTTCTCAAGGCTCTCTCCTGTACACATCCCACAATAAAACTATGCAGTTATGACAAAATGGTCTGAGAAATTAACAGTGAACTGGGAGAAACATTCTGCTTCACAAGATTACAAAAGCCTCAATAATCATATTTAATTTACAGCTAAGACCTGAAGCTAGTTCAATTGGACACCTTCTACAGCCGTCAAATTCAACTCTGAACCCCGGAACAAGTATCACTGATTTGTTGTTCCACTctaaatcagggactgatttagaccagggacaccaggtgggtgcaattcatCATCAGGtacaacagaaaaccagcaggctctggacctcatAGTGGAAGAATTGAATACCCCTGCTCAACAATTTCACAGATCTTTACTAAAGCTTTTAAGAATATGAATGCATTTTACATCACTTAATCTCTTTACCTCATCTTGAAATGCAAAAACAAGGTCATCTTTCAAAAACTAGAGCATTTGTGACTGTGGTCTGGGATGAACAGTGGGATAAGAGTGAGTAATGTACCTACCATAAATGCGCTACAAATACTCAGGCTAAAAAGCTCAAAACATGGAAGGTCATATAGCCAACATGATTCTTAAAGTAGGCAAAGCCTCCCACATTAGAGATAAGAAAGCCATATACAGCCTGTGTTCCAAACAGCTACGGTTGACTTCCTTTCCTCCAGCATTAAAGGGCTTTAAATCACTAGAAAAAGATTCAAATGCTGGTAAtaaaactaaaataaaaagtatttaCAAGCAAAACGAGCCCAGACTACCTTTTGTACAAACATATCAACCGCAGTCTTAAACTTTGTGGATGGACGATCTCATTGTCCCTGGCCTGATGTTGATCGAAGCTTCTACAAACTTCAGAATCTGTGACAAGTATAATAATAAGTCATATGGAATATGcagtaaataaaatgtttttttaaaagaaaGCCATTCCTATAAACATGCCGAGCTAAAGTTAATTTTAGTCTACAGCAGATATAAGGTTCTAGATTACAAGGCTCACTTGGCACTCACTGTTGCCATGTCAAGGTCACAAACAGGTTACGAAAATAGTTGTTAGATTGGGGGGGTGCAACTGACCACTGCATTAAGTCCCAATGTCCACCATGTGTCAAACCTCAGCTACCACCCCCCTCCATGCACCAATAGATTACAGTAGAGAATGGAGCCATTATTTCACCAAATCTACATTTCTACAGACCAAAGCAACTTTAACTGTTACAGTGAATGCATGGAAGGATGTGGGTTTGAGTGAAAAGAAACAGatgttaaaaacaaatgataaaatAAAGTGTAAAGCGGAGTGGTTTGTAATATGGCAGATTGTATGAAGAGGGTGGACAAGGGGACGTCTTTGATCTGTCCTGGCTAGATCACCGGTCCATCATGCTGAGGATCATCTCAGGGGTGAGATCTCCATTGGGGGCAGCCTCTGCTACAGGCAGCTCCACTGTCTCCACCCCTGCCTCTGCCTCCGCCTCCTCAGActgctccaccaccacctctatgGCAGCCTGCTCAGCCTCTGGCTCATTCTTCACTATGATGTTCTCTATGACACCTGTATTCTCATCCTCCACCTGGATGATGGCTGCTGCTGAGGAGACAGTGGTAACACCAGGCATTATAACGCAGCATTAAATGGGCATTTATTTAGACATTCCATGACATAGGACCAGTGAGGTGTAACTCACCTGCAGCAGCCTTGCCCTTAGGGGCAGCCTTGCTAGCTTTGGCAGGTGAGGCAGGTTTGGGCGCATTCTTGGGGGGTCTACCCCGTTTCCTCTTGACGGGAGGCTCCACAGGGGCGGGGATAGGCTTGGTGGGTGGAGCCTGCTCCaactccatctcctcttcctcctcttcctccagcaGTGCCTCTTCGGCATCCTCATCCTCTTCATCAATGTCATCCAGCTCAGGATCAGCATTGTCCTCTGGAGAAGGGAACAGTTAAAAAGAGTAACACTGATCTCATTACATTCAACGAGAAATAGCAAGTAGAGGTTTGGACTGAAAGAGCTTATTATAGCAAAGTCAATAGGACACTACAAATAGATATAAGTTTCTGTAAAACAGGCCTCACCActatcgtcatcatcatcatcgtccttCCTTGAGcgcatcttcctcttcctcccacccCGTCCTCTCTTGGGTGGGGTTCCGTTCTCTCCTTCAGTAGGATCCCCGTTACAGTTCTCTGCATGTCTGGCCATGGTGTTCTAAAGGAGAAGAACACAAAATATTTAAACGAATTAAATGAAGGGCTATGTCCAAAACATGGCCGTATTCTTCCACTCAGTTGATGTGTGTTTGAGTAAGTGTCCATACCCTGCGGGTGAAGGTCTTGCCACACTTGGTGCACACAAAGGCAGTAGGCACAAAGTTGGGGTCATGGTAGCGCCGGAAGTGCATGTCCAGGAGCTGCTTCTGACGGAAGGTCTTCTCACACTGGCTACAGGCGtacggcttctctcctgtgtgcgtGCGCCTGTGCATCAGCATGTGACGCTCCTAGTCAATGTAAAGACagcaagaaacacacacataagGACAGAGAAACTGCTGGAAAATTTACCAGCTCCATCTCAAAACAATCAGCATTGAACCAGTTTCCATAAACTCTTGCCTTCCTGCCATTGGCCTTGATTGGATATTTACTGACAAAAGGAGCTAACTCCATCACCATAGCATCACACACACTATGCATTTACTCCCATCTAGATCCATCAATCatccaaggttagagacaacaggtTACAGACAGCAGGCCCTCTTACTTGTCTGCAGCAGTAGTCACACTGGTCACACTTGAAGCGTTTCTCATTCTTGTGGGACTTCTGGTGCTGGATGAGAGCATAGCGCTCGTGGAACACAGCATCACAGTAACGGCATTTCCGTCCCTGCTCAATGAATGAATGCTGCTTACGCAGATGGAcgcctggaggagagagggggtgttaAAACCAGCTTATTGAGAGAGATGTCATCTGTATACACATTAGGCAAGTTCAAGCACGATGAAGTTTACGGTGGAGATGTCCAAATCATGCTGTCATCATACTGGGATGATCAGGCCAAGTCAACGTCTAGGTATCTAACCCAGGTCACTCTTGCGGGCGATGACTGTGTCACAGTGGGGGCAGTGGAACTTGGCCACGTTCTCTGTGTGCTTCTGCAGGATGTGCATCTTCATGGTTCCACTCTGGGTGAAACGGGCGTGGCAGATGTAGCATTCATACGGCTTCTCTCCTGGAAAACAAAAAAGGAAAACACGAGTGGACAAGTTCACAACAATCAGGTCAATCACTAATTGTGTTTACACAGTATCCTTGTGTCTGTGCCTCACCTGAGTGTGTCCTCATGTGTCTCTTCAGCTTGTAGGTGTCTCTGCTGGCGTAGCTGCACAGACTGCACTGGAACGGACGCTCCCCAGTGTGGGAACGGATGTGCCGCTTTAGCTTGCTCACCTCTACACTGGCATAGTCACACATGGAGCACTTGAAGGGTTTCTCATGAGTGTGCTTGTAGCGACGATGTCGGACCAGCTCTCCACTGGTCACAAAGGCCATGTCACAATCTTGACACTTGTGTGGTCTGGTACCTGTAGACAGAGACCGATAAAACGGTATCCAACATGGACAGGACTAACAATATAGGACTGTCCTTTAATGTGGCTGATGACaccatacctgtgtgtgtgttgaggtggtTCCTCAGCAGGGTAACAGTCCTGAAGGCCCTTCCACACAGATGGCACTTGTGTGGTCTCTCGTCCGTGTGGCTCTTCATGTGTCGGTCCAGGTTGGAGCGGCGGGGACAGGTGTAGCTACACAGCTCACACTGGAATGTTTTCTTCACACCTGGAGCATACAAATGCCTAGAGTCAGCACTTGCAGAGGCAAACAGCACCACAACTTGAGTTACAACATTCACTATAAACAAAGGACACAGCAACAGTGGTGCTAGTAATCTCACCCTTCTTCTTGATCTTTGTGGGTTTGGGGGGCTTCATGTTGCCCACCACCTTCTCTGCGTTGACCTCAGAGAGCATcccctcctgctgctcctcctcaAAGTCATAGACAGACACATCCATGTTGTCTTTGTCCCCCTCAGTGTTGTAGCGCAGCTTGCTCTTCTTTGCTTTCTTGGCAGTCTTCTTCGCCGGGGGTTGGTAGTCTGGGTCTGTGGTCCACTGTGGGTCATCAGGCTGGGTCTCGCAatgcagctcctcctcctcctcctcaggctGGACCTGCTGCTCCTCCTGGTGCTGGAGCTCATCCTGCTCCACCGTCTCCACCTCACCATTCGCACCCACCTTCACCACCTGAAGAAGGAGTAGTGTTTTAAGTTTCTTTAGAAGTAGTACATCTAGATATGTACCAGTATCACAAACCGCTGATATAAACCCCTGAGAAAAGATGCTTCCATTAGCTCTGAATGATGTAATATCTAGTCTTGAAGTGCAGTTCTTACCTGGAAGCCCTCTGGCAGGGGCAGGGTGTGGCAGATCATAGGGTTTCCATCTTTGGGCATGGCCGTGGCGTCCACGAAGGTGCCCTGTAGCTCCTCTACAGTGGCCTGCGTTACAGGCACAGCAGAGACAGGCACCTGGACCAGCTGTAGCTCCCCAAGGCCTCCAAGCTGCTGCTCCTCCAAATTGACAACCTGCAGAGTGATGATCTGGGTCTCATCCACTGTGGTGACCGTGGCCTCGTGGGCTGTGATCACAGGGGCGTCCATCACCTCAGTCTTCATCTGCAGCAGGGCAGGGTCCAGGGAATCCATTACCAtcatctccacattgactccatcCACCAGCTCCTGGGGATCCAGGCCCCCCTCTCCCACAGGCTGCTGGTCCATTACCCCCTCTGCTGCTTGCTGGAGCAGGTCtgccaccacctcctccccctcataGGTGATGCTGTCCTTGGCCTCAACCACAACATCGGTTGGTCCGCCGTCCATCGGTAATACCTGAGAGAGCCAACCCAAAACCAATCAGCACACAATCTAGCAATGTAATGTGAACTCATAACCATTTATTCATAAATGTTGAAACTGTTTTTTCAATTTGCAGGGAATTTAAATCCCTTTTCAGTACCTGGACATATGAACAACTTAGCTAGGCTTAACAGACAGAAAATGGCATACTGTTCAGCTCACTCAAGATCTCAGACAAAGTTGATGCAACTTCCTCAGCTTCCTAAATTGTTACCTGCACCAGAAAGGAATACTTCATCTTTCTAGACCTGCTTGGCTTCCTCAATTTCTGACTCAACTCCCCTGATTGTTACCTGACACTGAACCTGTGGGGAAGACAAACAAGTTGACATTTCTACATAAACCTACTGCATGAATTGAAAGAACAGACACATTCGTAGCTAGTTGGGCCATTCTGCAAAGGGTGCAATTGCGGGCCGCAATTTTGATAGTGTACATGAAGtcatatagctagctaacgtcagctaGTCATGTTTATGTACCACTACCAGCTGGGTTGTAGAGGGAGCTCTACCCTGTTTTGATCAATTCTATCTAGCTAGTGTCGTTGTAGCTCAAGGTAGGCTTTGAAACAGACAACGGACACTGGGTGGAAAATGAACTGCAGTAAGCTTGGAGAAGACATTTCGTTAAAAATCTAGACTACGTGCTCATTAAATGTAGGGCGAAGGGGGACGTCGTTTTACTGGAAACGCTAGTGAAAATGGCTATCGTGGTCATTTGCTGGTTATGCATCTTAATTGTTTGAATTCGGCATGCGCTAGAAGCCAATTTGTCTACCTAACGTTtacgttgctagctagctactgtaacgtaacctaacgttagctagtaagATGCTGGCGCCTGCTAAAATTTGGTATCGTCTTTGTATCGTGACTTAGACCTTGTTTTAATTTCCAGCTTTTAATATATGATAATTTGTTCGCTAAACTATAACGTAACAGATCAAACTAACGTTTAGCTAATTATCTAAGTTAGCTAGGTCAATGGTAGGGgtttgctaacgttagctgttgCGAAGGCCATTGTGGGCGAAAACACTTAAGTTTTGTTACTGTTGTTTCGATAATTTATAGCTTTAATAGTTCGTTAACAATACTAGTTAATGGCGTGGAAAGTGACATTACATAGCTAACTTAGCGGTCTAGCTAACCAGTTATGCGTTGAACGGCTAGTTAGCGAACTGTATGTAGCTAGCTATGATAGTTACTGTAGCAAGATTATGCATGTGCGATTTAGAAAATTCGTTGTTCTGTGCTGCAATCTGGCGCGCGCTGAGTTGATACACAGCCGCGAGTTTCCATCTCGACTCCGTAAAAAGGCAGGAAACAAAGACGAAGAAAAAGAAAATGGACGCCTGGCCTTAAAACTAAACCAACACGTTGAAGTCTTTAATGATCGATCCTTGCCGAAATGCAAACTAATATAGCTCCAAAAAGAGTCGTTATTGCAAAATTGTGTTGAACTTCTGGGTTATAAATGTTTTTTGCTAAATTTTCAATAACGATAGAGGGAGACAAACACCCCCCGTATGCCGCCTGGACCGGGAGCCCCATCGTGACACCTAGAGGCCGATTAAAGCTCCTGCAAAGCTCCCCCCTTTTCTGGAAAGTACTCTTACTTTACCTGCTCTTCGTCTTTTATTTCCTCGCTGAATTTGACAGAAAGCCCAGAGTATGTTCTTCAATCTGACCGAGATGGCTGAGAATTACGCCCTTCTACTCCGGGGGTTTTAATCCTCTCCCGCTTTTTCAGAAAAGGCTCCGCACAAAATGGCGGCCTTGTGAAGTTTGTGCGCCTGTGCAGAGTGAAGGGGGGCGGTGGCGAAAGGGTGGGTGTACACCAGTGTAGACATTGAATTATGGGGATTGGCCATGTGGGGCGCTACTTTTGAAATACCGTACACCATGAATAGATAATTTAAGGTTATTTATCATAAATCTAATCGTATTTCATATGAATGTCAAGTTAAATAAATATAGAGTACAACAGATTTTAACAGGCCTATAATAAACCCAATCTGAATGTGTCTGCCTCTAGTGTAGTTGTACCAAAATGAAAACCTGTAATCAGTTTGAACAATTTGTGTCTGCCCCTCATTGCTGTGCCAAAGGCCATGGCTACAGTATCATTAGCTATGGGTCTGTTTATTTTACAATGGCCAAACGTAATTAACATAGGGAAATTATACATTCTCAAACACATTTTTATTAATAATTAATGTACATTTATTGTCAGGCAAGATATGTCAGACTATACTTTAATAGAAAGAAAATCTAAAGAAAATCATTTATTTTAATGCTGCACAATTTGAGTCATATGGAAAATATACTTTGCTGCAGTGTTTCTATTAGCACTGGATCTCTTCATTCGTAGTCTCATCTCACCACTAACTTGAGGCACTTAGACAACTTAAAAAGCTCCTTCAGTGTATATTGTTATTTTGAAGTCCTATATAAAAAAACTGATGAATCTGCTAAGTAAATAATATACAGTGAATGCAGGTTCTCATCACACCCTGATTCCACACTATAATGGCCAGCAGGTGGCCAGTCCTAGCAGTGTGGTTGTCTGTTTAAGTGAGAAGTTGTCTGCTCCAAAAAGGCAAAGTCCAGTCCAGCACAGTTTTAAGTtttcaataataaaaaataactcCACTACCAATACAGCAGAAATAATCTTCAGTTATATCACCAGTGGCGTGAGTCTCAGGAAGTGCATGGTGACTTGAGGCATCAGCACTCAAACCAAATATGAATTTACTCCAATTGTCTCAACAATGCCAACCAAATTACACTACAATTATATAACATATACACTTCCAGTGGGAATATATAGTTCCACAAAGCATATAATGATAGTATGGAATAATGGCACTGTAATAAATTTCTTCAAGCATCCTTTCCCGACTGGCATGGCAACAAGCTCCTCATCAGACTGTGGTCCTAGAATTTGGAACTCGGTCAGACTGTTTCCTGAGGAACAACCCAATCCCTTCCATCCCCATGACTTACTTCAGTACTCCTACCAAACACTCAGTCATTCTCCACACAGACCAACGCCAACCTGCTTCATCACAAATTAAGCAAATAAGTACATTTCCCCAGAAAAGTAATCATGTCACTTTTCCACTTTGTTCTATCCATGTCATGATCTGACACAATGATTGCAGTGTCCTTCCATCCATTCATCATCCCAGCTATAATTACATGACTCAGAAGGCAACACCACCAGACCAACACATACTGTAAGGCAGTAAAATACTTCTACCACTCTTCATCGCTTCTACAATTCCACAGTTTTCATGAGTAGTTATCACTTATTTACACACAGGTTGGTAATATGCAAGTTTAGTTCACTGACTTCACGTCAAGCTGTAGATGTCATCCCAGTGTTAGTGAGTGCATGTGCAAAAGTCAGCATCCTCTTTGCATCTGGGTATATTGCACCCTGTTTGACAGTGTATATTTTAATGTGTGTATGGCATAATGGCTGTAACAGTGTGTTGACATGGGCATGACGGTATCAGTATTCCGTTCTAGTGGCATTAGAAGGCGGTGCTGGCCATGCTGCCAGGGGAGAAGAGGCGTGGCACTCCCTCCTGCAGTGATATCTCAACGTGTCTGTGGGCCAACTTCCCCTCCTCACCTGGATGGGAACACAGAGAaagtcaatctctccctctctctcacacacacacacacacacacacacacacacacacacacctctcttttCCCGCAAACATCTTATCCCATTATTCCCTCATTCACTAGATCCCTCCCACAGAAAACCCACCCTCTGTGCCCTTGTACCCcttgatcaaatcaaagtttattggttgcatacacagatttgcaggtgcagtgaaatgctggtgtttctcgctccaacagtgcagcaataccaagcaataaaacattttaaaacaataCATACATAATCCGTAAAGTATGAGTAATGTCAGAGACCggaatatactgtgtgtgtgtgtataaatatataatagctgtgccactagagattctgggtttgagacCAGGTGCTGTCGCAACCAGCAGCGACCCAGAGAACCATGGAGCGGCGCACGATtgacccagcgtcatccgggttaggctggcagggatgtccttgtcccattgcgctctagggattcctgtggcgggccgggcgcagtgcacgctgacatggtcgccaagtgtacggtgtttcctctgacacattggtgcggctggcttctagGTTAAGTGGGCATTTTGGCAaggagcagtgcggcttggttgggtagtgtttcggaggacgcacggctctcatcCTTTGCCgatcccgagtctgtacgggagttgcagcgatgagacaagactaactaccaattggataccatgaaattggggagaaaaaggggtaaaaaataataaatcaattaaataaataaacacacgtggacacctgctcgtcgaacatctcgttccaaaatcatgggcattaatatggagttggtcccacctttgttgctataacaggcTCCAcagttctgggaaggctttcaactagatgttggaacattgctgcaggaacttgcttccattcagacacaagagcatgagtgaggtcgggcaatgatgttgggagattaggcctggctcgcagtctgcgttccaattcatcccaaaggtgttaaatggggttgaggtcagcgctctgtgcaggccagtcagttCACTTTGtgtacaggggcattgtcatgctgaaataggaaaggtccttccctaaactgttgctacaaagttggaagcacagaatcgtctagaaagtcattgcatgctgtagcgttaagattttccgtcactggaactaaggggcctagcccgaaccataaaaaacacccccagaccattattcctcctccaccaaactttacagttgtcattA
Coding sequences within it:
- the ctcf gene encoding transcriptional repressor CTCF isoform X2 — translated: MKYSFLVQVLPMDGGPTDVVVEAKDSITYEGEEVVADLLQQAAEGVMDQQPVGEGGLDPQELVDGVNVEMMVMDSLDPALLQMKTEVMDAPVITAHEATVTTVDETQIITLQVVNLEEQQLGGLGELQLVQVPVSAVPVTQATVEELQGTFVDATAMPKDGNPMICHTLPLPEGFQVVKVGANGEVETVEQDELQHQEEQQVQPEEEEEELHCETQPDDPQWTTDPDYQPPAKKTAKKAKKSKLRYNTEGDKDNMDVSVYDFEEEQQEGMLSEVNAEKVVGNMKPPKPTKIKKKGVKKTFQCELCSYTCPRRSNLDRHMKSHTDERPHKCHLCGRAFRTVTLLRNHLNTHTGTRPHKCQDCDMAFVTSGELVRHRRYKHTHEKPFKCSMCDYASVEVSKLKRHIRSHTGERPFQCSLCSYASRDTYKLKRHMRTHSGEKPYECYICHARFTQSGTMKMHILQKHTENVAKFHCPHCDTVIARKSDLGVHLRKQHSFIEQGRKCRYCDAVFHERYALIQHQKSHKNEKRFKCDQCDYCCRQERHMLMHRRTHTGEKPYACSQCEKTFRQKQLLDMHFRRYHDPNFVPTAFVCTKCGKTFTRRNTMARHAENCNGDPTEGENGTPPKRGRGGRKRKMRSRKDDDDDDDSEDNADPELDDIDEEDEDAEEALLEEEEEEEMELEQAPPTKPIPAPVEPPVKRKRGRPPKNAPKPASPAKASKAAPKGKAAAAAIIQVEDENTGVIENIIVKNEPEAEQAAIEVVVEQSEEAEAEAGVETVELPVAEAAPNGDLTPEMILSMMDR
- the ctcf gene encoding transcriptional repressor CTCF isoform X1, with the translated sequence MKYSFLVQVLPMDGGPTDVVVEAKDSITYEGEEVVADLLQQAAEGVMDQQPVGEGGLDPQELVDGVNVEMMVMDSLDPALLQMKTEVMDAPVITAHEATVTTVDETQIITLQVVNLEEQQLGGLGELQLVQVPVSAVPVTQATVEELQGTFVDATAMPKDGNPMICHTLPLPEGFQVVKVGANGEVETVEQDELQHQEEQQVQPEEEEEELHCETQPDDPQWTTDPDYQPPAKKTAKKAKKSKLRYNTEGDKDNMDVSVYDFEEEQQEGMLSEVNAEKVVGNMKPPKPTKIKKKGVKKTFQCELCSYTCPRRSNLDRHMKSHTDERPHKCHLCGRAFRTVTLLRNHLNTHTGTRPHKCQDCDMAFVTSGELVRHRRYKHTHEKPFKCSMCDYASVEVSKLKRHIRSHTGERPFQCSLCSYASRDTYKLKRHMRTHSGEKPYECYICHARFTQSGTMKMHILQKHTENVAKFHCPHCDTVIARKSDLGVHLRKQHSFIEQGRKCRYCDAVFHERYALIQHQKSHKNEKRFKCDQCDYCCRQERHMLMHRRTHTGEKPYACSQCEKTFRQKQLLDMHFRRYHDPNFVPTAFVCTKCGKTFTRRNTMARHAENCNGDPTEGENGTPPKRGRGGRKRKMRSRKDDDDDDDSEDNADPELDDIDEEDEDAEEALLEEEEEEEMELEQAPPTKPIPAPVEPPVKRKRGRPPKNAPKPASPAKASKAAPKGKAAAAAAIIQVEDENTGVIENIIVKNEPEAEQAAIEVVVEQSEEAEAEAGVETVELPVAEAAPNGDLTPEMILSMMDR
- the ctcf gene encoding transcriptional repressor CTCF isoform X3, which translates into the protein MDGGPTDVVVEAKDSITYEGEEVVADLLQQAAEGVMDQQPVGEGGLDPQELVDGVNVEMMVMDSLDPALLQMKTEVMDAPVITAHEATVTTVDETQIITLQVVNLEEQQLGGLGELQLVQVPVSAVPVTQATVEELQGTFVDATAMPKDGNPMICHTLPLPEGFQVVKVGANGEVETVEQDELQHQEEQQVQPEEEEEELHCETQPDDPQWTTDPDYQPPAKKTAKKAKKSKLRYNTEGDKDNMDVSVYDFEEEQQEGMLSEVNAEKVVGNMKPPKPTKIKKKGVKKTFQCELCSYTCPRRSNLDRHMKSHTDERPHKCHLCGRAFRTVTLLRNHLNTHTGTRPHKCQDCDMAFVTSGELVRHRRYKHTHEKPFKCSMCDYASVEVSKLKRHIRSHTGERPFQCSLCSYASRDTYKLKRHMRTHSGEKPYECYICHARFTQSGTMKMHILQKHTENVAKFHCPHCDTVIARKSDLGVHLRKQHSFIEQGRKCRYCDAVFHERYALIQHQKSHKNEKRFKCDQCDYCCRQERHMLMHRRTHTGEKPYACSQCEKTFRQKQLLDMHFRRYHDPNFVPTAFVCTKCGKTFTRRNTMARHAENCNGDPTEGENGTPPKRGRGGRKRKMRSRKDDDDDDDSEDNADPELDDIDEEDEDAEEALLEEEEEEEMELEQAPPTKPIPAPVEPPVKRKRGRPPKNAPKPASPAKASKAAPKGKAAAAAAIIQVEDENTGVIENIIVKNEPEAEQAAIEVVVEQSEEAEAEAGVETVELPVAEAAPNGDLTPEMILSMMDR